One segment of Agrococcus sp. ProA11 DNA contains the following:
- the trxA gene encoding thioredoxin: protein MKEVTTASFEQDVLKSDKPVVVDFWAAWCGPCRAVSPILEAINDSTEKLDVVKVNVDQEPDLAMRYSITSIPAMKVFQNGEVVHELIGARPRPAIEQELAAYL from the coding sequence GTGAAGGAAGTCACCACCGCATCGTTCGAGCAGGACGTGCTGAAGTCAGACAAGCCGGTCGTCGTCGACTTCTGGGCAGCCTGGTGCGGCCCGTGCCGCGCCGTCTCGCCCATCCTCGAGGCGATCAACGACAGCACCGAGAAGCTCGACGTCGTCAAGGTGAACGTCGACCAGGAGCCAGACCTCGCGATGCGCTACAGCATCACGTCGATCCCGGCGATGAAGGTCTTCCAGAACGGTGAGGTCGTGCACGAGCTCATCGGCGCTCGCCCGCGCCCGGCGATCGAGCAGGAGCTCGCCGCCTACCTCTGA